The Snodgrassella alvi wkB2 genome window below encodes:
- a CDS encoding Maf family protein, producing the protein MNPLTVYLASGSPRRHEILINLGYHVLRLNAEIDETPYPDENATDYVQRMASMKNSAALNAWQQNKQQPPEFPLISADTTVSLNNLILGKPENINDATRMLKLLSGQQHHVHTAVCIYWQNQTFQTLQTSTVSFATLNDEQIAAYIATGEPLDKAGAYGIQGLGGMLVEHISGSFTGIMGLPVYETTQLLTQCGCTPLTRS; encoded by the coding sequence ATGAATCCGCTAACCGTCTATCTTGCATCAGGCAGCCCGCGCCGGCATGAAATCCTCATTAATCTTGGCTACCATGTATTGCGGCTAAATGCAGAGATCGATGAGACCCCCTATCCAGATGAAAACGCCACAGATTATGTTCAGCGCATGGCAAGCATGAAAAACAGTGCAGCACTCAATGCCTGGCAGCAAAACAAACAGCAGCCACCAGAGTTTCCCCTTATCAGTGCCGATACCACCGTCAGCCTGAATAACCTGATTCTTGGTAAACCGGAAAATATCAACGACGCAACTCGTATGCTTAAACTGCTGTCAGGACAACAACATCATGTCCATACAGCAGTCTGCATCTATTGGCAAAATCAAACCTTTCAGACCCTGCAAACCAGTACAGTCAGTTTTGCCACCTTAAATGATGAACAGATTGCCGCCTATATTGCTACCGGTGAGCCATTGGATAAAGCCGGAGCTTACGGTATTCAAGGGCTGGGCGGAATGCTGGTCGAGCATATCAGCGGCAGCTTCACCGGCATCATGGGTTTGCCTGTATACGAAACTACTCAGCTGCTCACCCAATGTGGCTGTACACCACTTACCCGATCATAA